GGCTGACAGCCGGGAAAGACCGGCGTTTTTACCGGACGGTTGTAAAACCGTCCCCCTTTCCTCCCCGCCCTAAAGGGCGCGGTTTCTCGGGGACATTGATGAAAAAAATTCTGATTGTCGACGACCAGCCCATCATCCGTAAGATGGTGCGCATGGTTCTCAAAAATTATTTCGCTCTTGATGAGGCCGAAAATGGTGACAGCGCGCTGGAACAGATTCTGGTTGAGCGCCCCGATGGCATGGTGCTGGATGTCATGATGCCCGGCAACCTCAACGGTTTTCAGCTTTGCGAGCGCATCAAGCGCGACCCTGCGCTAGCGAGTATCCATGTTGTGCTGGTCACTGCCTGTGCGCAGGTGGCTGATCAGGAACTCGGTCGTGCGATTGGTGCCGATGCCTATTTTATCAAGCCCTTCAGCCCGCTCGCCTTGGTTCGTCATCTCACCGAGGCGTTGAACGGGGGGCCACAAATATGAACACGAACGACGCACCCCTGGCCACATTTACGGCCGGGTGGTGGCATAGCCCTTGGGGCATGGCAACCGTTGGCATGGATGGCAACGTCCACGCGGTCAATCCGGCCTTTGAGCGTTGTACTGGTCTGGCGGGCCAAACGGTGCTCGCAATGAGCGAGGCCACGCTGAGTACCTGGTTGAATGCGCACGGATGTGAACACCGACGGGTTGATATACTCAACAGCGAGCCACGCGCTATTTATTATCTCCATGATAATACGGAGGGAAAGACCAACGTGCGGCGCTTGTCGTATGTCGCCGAATTACTGCGCGAGCCGCTTGCCAGTATTTATGGGTTTGCCGAATTACTGCTGACACAGAATTATGACGAAGAAACCCGGCAAGATTTAACCGCCACCTTGCTCGGCGAAATCGAAGCAATGTCCAATATAATCAATGAGCAGCTCGATGTCACCCGTACCATCTAAAGATATTATTTTGTAAACACCA
The genomic region above belongs to Gammaproteobacteria bacterium and contains:
- a CDS encoding Histidine kinase A domain protein, whose product is MNTNDAPLATFTAGWWHSPWGMATVGMDGNVHAVNPAFERCTGLAGQTVLAMSEATLSTWLNAHGCEHRRVDILNSEPRAIYYLHDNTEGKTNVRRLSYVAELLREPLASIYGFAELLLTQNYDEETRQDLTATLLGEIEAMSNIINEQLDVTRTI
- a CDS encoding Response regulator receiver protein, yielding MKKILIVDDQPIIRKMVRMVLKNYFALDEAENGDSALEQILVERPDGMVLDVMMPGNLNGFQLCERIKRDPALASIHVVLVTACAQVADQELGRAIGADAYFIKPFSPLALVRHLTEALNGGPQI